From a single Chitinophaga sp. Cy-1792 genomic region:
- the kdpB gene encoding potassium-transporting ATPase subunit KdpB produces MNKDNKLFPRELVMESLKQSFVKLNPKLMIKNPVMFTVEIGTAVMLIVALYALFTHNTEQGSATYNIAVFVILFLTVLFANFAEAIAEARGKAQAESLRKTREETPAKKVEVIGEIFTNEIKIVSSSQLRKGDIFLCDPGDIIPADGEIVEGLASIDESAITGESAPVIREAGGDKSSVVGGTKVLSDHIKVRVSTEPGESFLDKMIALVEGASRQKTPNEIALTILLASFTLVFIIVCVTLKPFADYANTPITIAAFISLFVCLIPTTIGGLLSAIGIAGMDRALRANVITKSGKAVETAGDIDVLLLDKTGTITIGNRKATNFYPSNGIDNTTFIQLCAISSLSDETPEGKSIVELAGKDIVSKLNTSGGVLVKFTAETRSSGIDLPDGNKIRKGAFDAIRKLTERAGNSFPDETKSRVEAIAKDGGTPLVVALNGKVQGVIELQDIIKPGISERFERLRKMGVKTVMVTGDNPLTAKYIATKAGVDDFIAEAKPEDKMTYIRKEQQEGRLVAMMGDGTNDAPALAQADVGVAMNSGTQAAKEAGNMVDLDNDPTKLIEIVEIGKQLLMTRGTLTTFSIANDVAKYFAIVPALFVASIPALQGINIMKLHSPETAILSAVIFNAIIIPMLIPLALRGVAYKPIGASALLRRNLLIYGVGGVIAPFIGIKIIDMLIALFM; encoded by the coding sequence ATGAATAAAGATAATAAACTGTTTCCCAGGGAACTGGTGATGGAAAGCCTGAAGCAGTCCTTCGTGAAACTGAATCCTAAGCTGATGATCAAAAACCCGGTAATGTTTACCGTGGAAATCGGTACAGCCGTTATGTTGATCGTTGCTTTATACGCATTGTTTACACACAACACAGAACAGGGTTCTGCTACTTATAATATAGCCGTTTTCGTTATACTGTTCCTCACTGTTTTGTTTGCCAACTTTGCAGAAGCAATTGCTGAAGCCAGAGGTAAAGCACAGGCTGAAAGTCTGCGTAAAACAAGGGAAGAAACACCGGCGAAAAAAGTGGAAGTAATCGGGGAAATCTTCACCAACGAAATAAAAATCGTTTCTTCTTCCCAGTTAAGAAAAGGTGACATCTTCTTGTGTGATCCGGGAGATATTATCCCGGCAGATGGTGAGATAGTAGAAGGCTTGGCAAGCATAGATGAGTCTGCCATTACCGGTGAAAGTGCGCCTGTAATCCGCGAAGCTGGTGGTGATAAATCCAGCGTGGTAGGCGGTACCAAAGTATTATCAGACCATATTAAAGTACGTGTAAGCACGGAGCCGGGTGAATCTTTCCTGGACAAAATGATTGCACTGGTGGAAGGAGCTAGTCGGCAGAAAACACCGAATGAGATAGCACTTACGATTCTGCTGGCCAGCTTCACACTGGTGTTCATCATTGTGTGTGTAACACTGAAACCATTTGCAGACTATGCAAACACACCGATAACCATTGCCGCTTTCATTTCATTATTTGTATGTCTGATTCCTACCACGATCGGCGGACTCCTTTCTGCCATTGGTATTGCCGGTATGGACCGTGCACTGCGTGCAAATGTAATCACCAAATCAGGTAAGGCCGTAGAAACAGCTGGTGATATAGATGTACTGCTGTTGGATAAAACAGGTACCATCACCATCGGTAACCGTAAGGCTACTAACTTCTACCCTTCCAATGGTATCGACAATACGACCTTCATTCAGCTGTGTGCCATCAGTTCCTTATCTGATGAAACGCCGGAAGGTAAGTCTATCGTGGAGCTGGCAGGAAAAGACATCGTAAGTAAACTGAATACTTCCGGTGGTGTGCTGGTGAAATTTACTGCTGAAACCCGCAGCAGTGGTATCGATCTGCCTGATGGCAATAAGATCCGCAAAGGCGCTTTCGACGCTATCAGGAAGCTGACCGAAAGAGCGGGCAACAGCTTCCCGGATGAAACGAAATCACGCGTGGAAGCCATTGCCAAAGATGGTGGTACGCCGCTGGTTGTAGCTTTGAATGGTAAGGTACAGGGTGTTATCGAATTGCAGGATATCATCAAACCTGGTATCAGCGAGCGTTTCGAGCGTCTGCGCAAGATGGGGGTAAAAACAGTAATGGTAACGGGTGATAACCCACTTACTGCCAAATACATTGCTACCAAAGCGGGTGTCGATGACTTCATCGCAGAAGCCAAGCCGGAAGATAAAATGACTTATATCCGTAAGGAGCAGCAGGAAGGCCGTCTGGTGGCTATGATGGGCGACGGTACCAACGATGCGCCGGCCCTGGCCCAGGCAGATGTGGGCGTGGCCATGAACAGCGGTACCCAGGCAGCTAAAGAAGCTGGTAACATGGTGGACTTAGACAATGACCCTACCAAGCTGATTGAAATCGTAGAAATCGGTAAACAGTTGCTGATGACACGTGGTACCCTTACCACTTTCTCCATCGCCAACGACGTAGCCAAATATTTCGCGATAGTACCTGCGCTCTTTGTGGCCTCCATACCGGCTTTGCAAGGTATTAACATCATGAAGCTGCACAGTCCTGAAACAGCGATTCTCAGTGCGGTTATCTTCAATGCGATTATTATCCCTATGCTGATACCACTGGCGCTGCGCGGCGTTGCCTATAAGCCAATAGGCGCCAGTGCACTGCTGAGAAGAAACCTCCTGATATATGGTGTTGGAGGTGTCATCGCGCCTTTCATCGGAATTAAGATCATAGATATGCTGATTGCATTGTTTATGTAG
- a CDS encoding K(+)-transporting ATPase subunit C, translating to MKKYLLPSIKLTLLLVVLLGGLYPLLLAGIAKLAPGKGDGVTVMHNGKVVGYEQIGQKFTEDKYFWSRPSAVDYNAAGSGGSNKSADNADYLKIVQARIDTFLVHNPDVKKSDIPAELVTASASGLDPQLSPAAAYIQVARIAKVRNIPADRLNQLVAANIKSPVMGMFGPATVNVLKLNVALDELK from the coding sequence ATGAAAAAATATCTTTTGCCATCCATAAAACTTACGCTCCTGCTGGTTGTCCTGCTGGGCGGACTCTATCCCCTGCTGCTGGCAGGTATTGCGAAACTCGCTCCTGGTAAAGGGGATGGTGTAACGGTCATGCATAATGGAAAAGTAGTGGGTTATGAGCAGATAGGTCAGAAGTTTACAGAAGATAAATACTTCTGGAGTCGCCCTTCTGCGGTGGATTACAACGCTGCCGGTTCCGGTGGCTCCAATAAATCCGCTGATAATGCTGATTACCTGAAGATTGTACAGGCGCGTATCGACACTTTTCTGGTGCATAACCCTGATGTGAAAAAGTCAGACATCCCTGCGGAACTCGTTACCGCTTCTGCGAGTGGACTGGACCCTCAGTTGTCGCCAGCTGCTGCCTATATCCAGGTGGCACGTATTGCCAAGGTGCGCAATATCCCTGCCGACAGGCTTAATCAGCTCGTAGCGGCCAATATTAAATCTCCTGTAATGGGTATGTTCGGCCCTGCCACTGTAAATGTGCTCAAACTGAACGTTGCGTTAGACGAATTGAAATAA
- a CDS encoding porin, with amino-acid sequence MKQVLLAAGLLSAALTGYAQDSTKTTGNEKGKITFSGYAEAYYSYNTGNPSNHMAPGFLYNFSRHNELNINLAMVKANYSSSRVRANVGLMAGTYPQYNLAAEPEALRYVYEANVGIRIAPKVWVDAGIMPSHIGFESAIGKDCFTLTRSIMAENTPYYEAGAKITWSPNDRWSFAAMYLNGWQRIRKVDGNQTPAFGTQITFKPSDNVLLNWSTYIGNDFPDSTRKMRYFNDLYGTFNITDKFSLIAGIDYGLQQKEKGSSDYSVWYSPIAIAKYAFTPKFAMAGRLEYYNDKDGVIIATNTPNGFQTLGYSLNADFSPVDNVVFRLEGRLFDGRDKTFYKSDNPTNTNSAITASLAVWF; translated from the coding sequence ATGAAACAAGTATTACTGGCTGCGGGGCTGTTATCCGCGGCACTGACAGGCTATGCCCAGGACTCTACTAAAACTACGGGAAATGAAAAAGGAAAAATTACCTTCTCCGGATATGCAGAGGCTTATTACAGCTATAACACTGGCAATCCATCCAACCATATGGCCCCTGGATTTCTGTATAATTTCAGCAGACATAATGAACTAAATATCAACCTGGCCATGGTAAAAGCCAATTACAGCAGCAGCCGTGTCAGGGCTAATGTTGGGCTCATGGCCGGGACTTATCCCCAATATAACCTGGCAGCTGAACCAGAAGCATTAAGATATGTTTATGAAGCAAATGTGGGTATTCGTATAGCGCCAAAGGTTTGGGTAGATGCCGGCATTATGCCTTCCCACATTGGCTTTGAAAGCGCCATAGGGAAAGATTGTTTCACACTTACACGTAGTATCATGGCGGAGAATACGCCCTACTATGAAGCCGGTGCAAAAATTACCTGGTCGCCAAATGACCGCTGGTCTTTTGCAGCCATGTACCTCAACGGATGGCAGCGCATCCGTAAAGTAGATGGTAACCAGACCCCTGCCTTCGGTACTCAGATTACCTTTAAGCCCTCCGATAATGTGCTGCTAAACTGGAGCACCTATATCGGAAATGATTTTCCGGACAGCACCCGTAAAATGAGATACTTTAACGACCTTTACGGAACATTCAATATCACGGATAAATTCAGTCTGATCGCAGGTATAGACTATGGCTTACAACAGAAAGAAAAAGGGTCATCCGATTACTCCGTCTGGTATAGTCCTATCGCGATTGCGAAGTATGCTTTTACACCCAAATTCGCTATGGCCGGACGCCTGGAATACTACAACGACAAAGACGGTGTAATCATCGCTACCAATACACCCAACGGCTTTCAGACTTTAGGATATTCCCTGAATGCTGATTTTTCGCCGGTAGATAATGTCGTTTTCAGACTGGAAGGAAGATTGTTTGATGGCAGGGACAAAACATTTTATAAAAGCGATAATCCCACTAATACCAACAGCGCCATCACTGCATCACTGGCAGTCTGGTTTTAA
- a CDS encoding sensor protein KdpD — translation MTEKESSVAHFLNLARQTDRGKFKIYIGMSAGVGKTYRMLQEAHAMLRNNVNIQIGYIETHGRAETHALLEGLPVIPRKHVFYKGKLLEEMDLNTILLLSPEWVVIDELAHTNIPGCKNEKRWQDVVEILNAGINVISAVNIQHIESINQEVKAITGVEVQERIPDSVLQMANEVVNIDLTADELITRLKEGKIYDKSKVETALRNFFQPERILQLRELALKEVTNQVERKVEIEVPRSQQMRHETFLACISTNDETARKVIRKTARLAAYYHADWLVIYVQTPSESADKIQLASQRHLINNLKLATELGAEVVQEHSADIATTIINVALEKHVTTVCIGKPHLSLFRIILRTNLFNQLLKTLSNNDIDLIILS, via the coding sequence ATGACAGAAAAAGAAAGTTCCGTAGCGCATTTCCTGAATCTTGCCCGGCAAACAGACCGGGGCAAATTCAAAATCTACATCGGTATGAGTGCCGGCGTAGGCAAAACCTATCGCATGCTGCAGGAAGCACATGCGATGCTACGTAATAATGTCAATATCCAGATAGGCTACATAGAAACCCATGGGCGTGCGGAGACGCACGCCCTGCTGGAAGGCTTGCCGGTTATCCCCAGGAAACATGTCTTCTATAAAGGAAAGCTGCTGGAAGAAATGGACCTGAACACCATCCTGCTGCTGTCGCCGGAATGGGTGGTGATCGATGAGCTGGCACATACAAATATTCCCGGTTGTAAAAATGAAAAAAGATGGCAGGATGTAGTGGAGATACTGAATGCTGGTATTAATGTGATTTCTGCTGTTAATATTCAGCATATTGAGAGCATCAACCAGGAAGTAAAAGCCATTACCGGCGTAGAAGTGCAGGAGCGTATACCCGATAGCGTACTGCAAATGGCCAACGAGGTCGTAAATATTGACCTCACCGCCGACGAACTCATTACCCGCCTCAAAGAAGGTAAGATCTACGATAAATCAAAGGTAGAAACAGCCTTGCGCAACTTCTTCCAGCCGGAACGAATCCTTCAGCTGCGTGAACTGGCGCTGAAAGAAGTGACCAACCAGGTTGAAAGAAAAGTTGAAATAGAAGTGCCCCGAAGTCAGCAGATGCGCCATGAGACTTTCCTGGCCTGTATCTCTACCAACGACGAAACCGCAAGAAAAGTAATCCGTAAAACAGCCAGGCTCGCAGCCTATTATCATGCAGACTGGTTGGTGATATACGTGCAGACCCCGAGTGAAAGTGCAGATAAGATCCAGCTGGCATCACAACGACATCTTATTAATAACCTGAAACTGGCTACAGAACTGGGTGCGGAAGTTGTACAGGAACATAGTGCCGATATCGCAACAACAATCATTAATGTTGCACTGGAGAAACATGTTACCACTGTTTGTATCGGGAAGCCGCACCTGAGCCTGTTTCGTATTATCTTACGGACAAACCTGTTCAATCAGCTGTTGAAAACATTATCTAATAATGATATAGACCTCATCATACTGTCATGA
- a CDS encoding ATP-binding protein codes for MSKVRLKTKITLGVLFLYIMLLVVSVLGYYYLSRLNEKAKIILKDNYESLEYAKNMLVALEELPTNKAHSVQEFEKNLEKQQINVTERGEKDATAKVAALFAHIQNDSTYSPADVAGIKANIYTIMDLNMNAIVGKNETVKMAADRALWYIAIISCVCFLVGLTFVYNFPGYIANPIHELTEGIKSIANKQYSKRLHFSSNDEFGDLANAFNTMAQRLDDYEHSNIARIMFEKQRAEAVISSLKDATIGFDIKNTILFANAEALQLLSMQEKDVVGKSAEDAGKYNDLLKYLVNNQENTPIKIVVDGKESFFTREVADIKHENERIGYVVILKNITSFKEHDLAKTHFIATISHELKTPLASSDFSLKLLEDDRVGHLSEEQKELVDSLKQDNRRMIKIVGELLDLSQVESGNIQLQPQSVPAQNIVQYAMDTVRKQAAQREISIDADVPETLPKVLADVEKSAWVLVNLLTNAIRYSPAKSAIALNVMAAEGRMILFSVQDKGKGIPVEFTSRIFERFFQVPGGSGDKGNGLGLAISKEFIEAQGGKIGVTSEEGKGSTFYFTLPAA; via the coding sequence ATGAGTAAAGTTAGACTCAAAACGAAGATAACCCTGGGGGTGCTGTTTTTATACATCATGTTGCTGGTGGTTAGTGTGCTGGGTTATTACTACCTGAGCCGCCTGAACGAAAAAGCTAAAATCATCCTGAAGGATAACTACGAATCGCTGGAATATGCCAAAAATATGCTGGTAGCACTGGAGGAGCTACCTACCAATAAGGCGCACAGTGTGCAGGAGTTTGAAAAAAATCTGGAAAAACAACAAATCAACGTTACCGAACGTGGAGAAAAGGATGCCACCGCTAAGGTGGCTGCTTTGTTTGCGCATATCCAGAACGATTCTACCTACTCCCCTGCTGATGTTGCCGGCATTAAAGCCAATATCTACACCATCATGGACCTCAACATGAACGCGATCGTAGGTAAGAATGAAACGGTGAAAATGGCGGCAGACAGGGCGTTATGGTATATCGCAATTATCAGTTGTGTCTGTTTTCTCGTTGGACTCACCTTCGTATATAATTTCCCCGGATATATCGCCAACCCTATCCATGAGCTGACGGAAGGTATCAAAAGCATTGCCAATAAGCAATACAGCAAACGATTACATTTTTCCTCCAATGATGAATTCGGCGACCTTGCCAATGCCTTCAATACCATGGCCCAGCGCCTCGATGACTATGAGCATAGTAATATCGCGCGGATCATGTTCGAGAAACAGCGCGCAGAAGCCGTAATTAGTAGCCTGAAAGACGCCACCATTGGCTTTGATATAAAGAATACCATCCTGTTTGCCAACGCAGAAGCCTTGCAGCTACTTAGTATGCAGGAGAAAGATGTGGTAGGCAAATCTGCCGAAGATGCCGGTAAATACAATGATCTGCTAAAATATCTTGTTAATAACCAGGAGAATACACCGATAAAAATTGTGGTTGATGGAAAAGAATCTTTCTTCACGAGAGAAGTAGCTGATATTAAACACGAAAATGAACGTATAGGCTATGTCGTTATATTGAAAAATATTACCTCTTTCAAAGAGCATGACCTGGCTAAGACCCACTTCATTGCTACCATTTCCCATGAACTAAAAACGCCGCTGGCGTCTTCTGATTTTAGTCTGAAGTTATTGGAAGATGATCGCGTTGGTCATCTCTCTGAAGAACAAAAAGAACTGGTAGACAGTCTCAAACAGGATAACAGGCGCATGATCAAAATCGTGGGCGAGTTACTTGATCTTTCGCAGGTGGAAAGCGGCAATATACAGTTGCAACCGCAATCTGTGCCGGCACAGAACATTGTACAATACGCCATGGATACCGTGCGGAAGCAGGCGGCGCAAAGGGAAATTTCTATTGATGCAGATGTGCCGGAAACATTGCCAAAAGTACTGGCAGATGTGGAAAAGTCGGCCTGGGTACTGGTAAACCTCCTGACCAACGCCATTCGCTATTCGCCGGCTAAATCGGCTATAGCTTTAAACGTGATGGCAGCCGAAGGCAGAATGATATTGTTCTCTGTGCAGGACAAAGGAAAAGGAATCCCTGTTGAGTTTACCAGCAGAATCTTCGAAAGGTTTTTCCAGGTGCCGGGCGGCAGTGGCGACAAAGGGAACGGGCTCGGACTCGCGATTTCCAAAGAGTTTATTGAAGCGCAGGGCGGTAAAATCGGTGTTACCAGCGAAGAAGGGAAAGGCAGTACTTTCTATTTTACCTTACCGGCCGCTTAG
- a CDS encoding ATP-binding protein, with the protein MKKIVNSVIWLFVTIGMILCVLLYYSWHIRQRVHITATMARKSSNTDTELLAALQKNELYTEYSFWFILFAVCVAIVFLCVEGRYISLRFAQLRDRSNRLYKSSQSYKRLAQQAGPIMYTSTPEGYFSFVSSRVEEITGYTAEEVTDQHYSMFLDTRTFNRLENFYSEQMRGHQDYSSIQFEIITKSGERKWVEQLVSVVRDDFGHVTEFQCIVKDLYSSGGSDYNVDYIRERLEAVIDFTPSLMFIKDMSGRYLLVNKRFSEVLQTPREAIIGRIDEDLDFPWVERYAHMDSHVISAGTPIDQDDAFEFEGQTLFFNMTKFPLRNSYGEMIGICGIAHDVTDKKNSYREMARAKHLAEEARRAQEIFLANMSHEIRTPMNGILGMTGLLLQDPRLHGNQQEFITAIQTSAANLLVIINEILDFSKIKAGKLNLEEKPFYLGEEIENALYTLKHQAQEKDLVFITTLDEHLPEIIIGDKVRLIQVLVNLVENAIKFTGPGGSVNVHLYPASIGKEKIRLAIDVADTGIGIAPEKQLHIFESFTQSHGDDNRTFGGTGLGLAICRELAEMQQGSISVESKPGEGSRFHVEIPFNYDNTLATEMEKTPVFPKNSKPLLGKSILIVEDNLINQKVAYHALSNAGARVAIVDNGRTAVELVLMQSYDCILMDIQMPGMDGHEATQLMRKNGVTDVIIAMTASALKGEKERCLESGMNDYISKPFEADELFTKILKATGSPTLQEIPKTQVKHMSSYNIDFQYLRSKIGLEDHEINDLLVDMQADFPEKLEMLQQSVQSEDWQNAFIMAHQLKSCFSLLQHTEAVRLSLSIEMDTQSRENLSSVPHRVGKLVSMYQEILPALQTATS; encoded by the coding sequence ATGAAAAAAATTGTTAATAGCGTGATCTGGCTGTTTGTAACCATAGGGATGATACTCTGTGTTCTGTTGTATTACTCGTGGCATATCCGGCAACGTGTGCACATAACCGCCACCATGGCGCGCAAAAGCAGCAACACAGACACTGAACTACTGGCAGCCCTCCAAAAAAATGAGCTCTATACAGAATACAGCTTCTGGTTCATCCTCTTTGCGGTATGCGTGGCCATCGTTTTCCTCTGCGTCGAAGGCCGATACATCTCCCTGCGCTTCGCCCAGCTGAGAGACAGAAGCAACCGGCTGTACAAAAGTTCCCAATCCTACAAAAGACTGGCACAACAAGCCGGCCCTATCATGTATACCTCCACGCCGGAAGGATATTTCAGCTTCGTCAGCAGCCGCGTAGAAGAAATTACCGGCTACACCGCCGAAGAAGTGACCGACCAGCACTACTCCATGTTCCTGGATACCCGCACCTTTAACCGCCTGGAAAATTTCTATTCGGAACAAATGCGTGGTCACCAGGACTATTCCTCTATCCAGTTTGAAATCATCACCAAATCAGGCGAGCGCAAATGGGTAGAACAGCTGGTGTCTGTTGTCAGGGATGATTTCGGCCATGTAACTGAGTTTCAATGTATCGTAAAAGATCTTTATTCCAGCGGCGGAAGCGATTATAACGTAGATTATATCCGGGAAAGACTGGAAGCAGTCATCGACTTCACGCCTTCCCTGATGTTTATCAAAGATATGTCGGGCAGGTACCTGCTGGTAAACAAACGCTTTTCAGAAGTGCTGCAAACGCCCAGAGAAGCCATTATCGGCCGCATAGACGAAGATCTCGACTTCCCCTGGGTAGAACGCTACGCCCACATGGACTCGCATGTAATCTCTGCCGGTACCCCCATTGATCAGGATGATGCCTTTGAGTTTGAGGGCCAGACCCTGTTTTTCAATATGACCAAATTCCCCTTGCGTAATAGTTACGGGGAGATGATCGGCATTTGCGGTATCGCCCACGATGTGACCGATAAGAAAAACAGTTACCGCGAAATGGCCAGGGCAAAGCACTTAGCCGAAGAAGCCCGCAGGGCACAGGAAATTTTCCTGGCCAACATGAGCCACGAAATTCGTACGCCCATGAACGGTATCCTGGGCATGACAGGCCTGCTCCTTCAGGACCCACGGCTGCATGGCAACCAACAGGAATTCATTACTGCCATTCAAACCTCCGCAGCTAACCTGTTGGTTATCATCAACGAAATACTCGATTTCTCCAAAATAAAAGCGGGCAAACTCAACCTGGAAGAAAAACCTTTCTACCTCGGAGAAGAGATTGAAAACGCATTGTACACCCTGAAACACCAGGCACAGGAGAAAGACCTGGTATTCATTACAACACTGGATGAGCATCTACCTGAAATAATTATAGGGGATAAGGTGAGACTAATACAGGTATTGGTAAATCTGGTAGAAAACGCCATTAAATTCACCGGCCCCGGAGGAAGCGTGAACGTACACCTATATCCGGCATCAATAGGAAAAGAGAAAATTCGTTTAGCCATTGATGTTGCAGACACCGGCATTGGCATTGCCCCTGAAAAACAACTGCATATATTCGAAAGCTTTACTCAGTCGCACGGTGATGATAACCGGACCTTTGGTGGCACAGGCCTGGGACTGGCCATCTGCCGGGAGCTGGCAGAAATGCAGCAGGGAAGCATCAGCGTAGAAAGCAAGCCAGGAGAAGGTTCCCGCTTTCATGTAGAAATTCCTTTTAACTATGATAATACCCTGGCAACCGAAATGGAGAAAACACCCGTTTTCCCGAAAAACTCAAAGCCTTTGCTGGGGAAATCCATACTGATAGTAGAAGATAATCTTATCAATCAAAAGGTGGCCTATCATGCGCTCAGCAATGCAGGCGCCCGGGTAGCCATCGTGGATAATGGCCGCACCGCAGTGGAACTGGTATTGATGCAATCCTACGACTGCATTCTGATGGACATACAAATGCCCGGTATGGATGGCCACGAGGCCACACAACTCATGAGAAAAAATGGCGTTACCGATGTCATCATTGCCATGACCGCCTCCGCACTCAAAGGAGAAAAAGAACGTTGCCTCGAATCAGGAATGAATGACTATATTTCAAAACCCTTCGAAGCGGATGAACTCTTCACCAAAATATTAAAAGCCACCGGCTCCCCGACGCTACAGGAAATCCCTAAAACTCAAGTGAAGCATATGTCTTCCTATAATATCGACTTTCAGTACCTACGCTCCAAAATAGGACTGGAAGACCATGAAATAAACGACCTCCTGGTAGATATGCAGGCCGATTTCCCGGAGAAGCTGGAAATGCTGCAGCAGTCCGTACAATCGGAAGACTGGCAGAATGCCTTTATTATGGCGCATCAGCTGAAAAGCTGCTTCTCCCTGCTACAACATACCGAAGCGGTCAGACTCTCCCTGAGTATCGAAATGGATACCCAGAGCCGTGAAAATCTATCGTCGGTACCGCATCGTGTAGGCAAGCTCGTTAGTATGTACCAGGAAATACTACCGGCGTTACAAACCGCTACATCCTAA
- a CDS encoding porin family protein, translating into MKKIIFTLGLIAISLGVFAQDGGSPMNKAMNSVSHSKDFLMIQFGYSGWSNSPDSVKSGFNRAFNIAFMYDMPLKGSKFSIAPGLGISTDGVMLKDHTMDVAGRVNTSDVTFPYSTANKRYKVATTYLEIPVELRYRSVPDNANKGFKAAIGLKIGALVDAHTKAKFTGPNGGKTTDKERNKEYFNPWRFAASARVGYGNFALFYNYSLTPLLKNSDKYDIRPYQIGIALSGL; encoded by the coding sequence ATGAAAAAAATAATTTTTACCCTTGGTTTGATAGCCATTTCGCTGGGAGTTTTTGCACAGGACGGTGGTTCGCCGATGAATAAAGCAATGAATTCCGTTTCCCATTCCAAAGACTTCCTGATGATCCAGTTTGGTTACAGTGGATGGTCAAATTCTCCGGATAGCGTGAAGTCTGGCTTCAACAGGGCTTTTAATATAGCTTTCATGTACGATATGCCGCTGAAAGGTTCTAAATTCAGTATCGCTCCGGGTCTCGGTATCAGTACAGATGGTGTTATGCTGAAAGACCACACCATGGATGTTGCCGGCCGTGTTAATACTTCAGACGTTACTTTCCCTTATTCTACTGCCAACAAAAGATATAAAGTAGCTACTACTTACCTGGAAATTCCGGTTGAATTAAGATATCGTTCCGTTCCTGATAACGCTAACAAAGGCTTTAAGGCTGCTATCGGTCTGAAAATCGGTGCCCTCGTAGATGCACATACGAAAGCTAAATTCACTGGTCCTAACGGTGGTAAAACTACCGACAAGGAAAGAAATAAGGAGTATTTCAACCCATGGCGTTTTGCCGCTTCTGCACGTGTAGGTTATGGAAATTTTGCACTTTTCTACAACTATTCCCTGACTCCACTGCTGAAAAACTCCGACAAATACGATATCCGTCCTTACCAGATCGGTATCGCCCTGAGTGGTCTTTAA
- a CDS encoding enoyl-CoA hydratase-related protein — protein sequence MAALLLDIRDGAATITLNRPEVYNAFDDAQSYELQDALKQVERDPSVRVVVLTGAGKAFSSGQDLKASMEAGKRSLSDSLHKRYNPIIRAIRNMPKPVICKLNGVAAGAGCSLALACDVIIASETASMIEIFVNIALVLDSGSSYFLPRTVGYHRAFELATKASKVSAEEALKLGLVNKVVPASELDEAVAAEVKYYANAPTKAIALMKKMLTKGMTEDLDAVLEYEAYCQEIAGSSADNTEGVQAFLEKRTPVFTGK from the coding sequence ATGGCAGCCTTATTGCTTGACATCCGTGATGGTGCAGCCACCATTACCTTAAACAGACCAGAAGTATATAACGCCTTCGATGATGCCCAGAGTTACGAACTCCAGGATGCATTAAAACAGGTAGAAAGAGATCCTTCCGTACGTGTAGTGGTTTTAACGGGGGCCGGCAAGGCCTTCAGTAGTGGCCAGGATCTGAAAGCTTCCATGGAGGCTGGCAAACGCAGTCTCAGCGACTCCTTGCATAAACGTTATAACCCTATTATCAGGGCTATACGAAATATGCCTAAGCCGGTTATCTGCAAACTGAATGGAGTGGCAGCCGGCGCGGGATGTTCCCTGGCGCTGGCCTGCGACGTGATCATTGCCAGCGAAACCGCCAGCATGATAGAGATATTTGTGAATATTGCGCTGGTATTGGATTCGGGGTCTTCCTACTTCCTTCCCCGGACGGTAGGCTATCACCGTGCCTTTGAGCTGGCCACCAAAGCCAGCAAGGTAAGCGCAGAAGAAGCGCTTAAACTGGGGCTGGTGAATAAAGTAGTGCCGGCATCAGAACTGGACGAGGCTGTGGCCGCAGAGGTGAAATATTACGCCAATGCACCAACGAAAGCCATCGCCCTGATGAAGAAAATGCTGACCAAAGGCATGACCGAAGACCTGGATGCAGTGCTCGAATATGAGGCCTATTGCCAGGAAATCGCTGGAAGCTCCGCTGATAATACAGAAGGGGTGCAGGCCTTCCTCGAAAAGAGAACGCCCGTATTTACCGGAAAATAG